A stretch of Dysidea avara chromosome 5, odDysAvar1.4, whole genome shotgun sequence DNA encodes these proteins:
- the LOC136256075 gene encoding uncharacterized protein, which produces MKIKRTAREDVTSPDHAPYIEAVELESVTDSRLPNSSCNSIRDLRSTAQLHEVTDLATGCVDVRRDPKTAYQVVILISSILLIITLLQIPTILYYVNSPSISNTSSFSRDFDVDLDTCSLNANVLSLEANNVGLNDLCPDIPFLTTQENSSQQLCLQGQLQLVQSVLVVSTALQNDRCSSSALPFFCNASDSLCGEGDSVDLSEECAHIRDNDCALEWRLLENFINISFPDCQSFTEDGNLTFSRAPQLTCADQFDLFCDTFCLPVCSEFSLLSHNYEVGGKILQILFQGVGIVGGLITLINCILNRKTMFRFPQIYIVYNTINVITVLIFLILPISIGSSKFLCSDHNLLEALQSPTRFCLVQGFIVQTGFLYFFGFWLFHLGHLLFALAFPLKAKLFMENHATKCHVIEVTIALVLGSLPGAIIAGTSGYQINRFPPDVCVPVDLNVFFYTFILPVAIGATIGLSMLLTTFCTLRRKNAARSQDEYSCNPKDILVLLKSFWTDFSTPETKLFVLFWYYILVMTVLFAHFTEILLSANSTAEQLQNYFSCSIAGYRPECDVHRDELEDVYRASYFLDLSALVLLSSITLSNLTYVLQYYYIKRFLRRFFTSQ; this is translated from the exons ATGAAAATAAAGAGGACTGCGAGGGAAGACGTGACATCACCTGACCATGCACCGTATATAGAAGCGGTTGAACTAGAGTCAGTAACGGACTCGAGATTGCCCAATAGCTCATGTAATTCAATCAGAGATCTCAGATCAACGGCTCAACTTCATGAAGTTACAGATCTTGCTACAGGTTGCGTCGATGTCCGCAGAGATCCCAAAACCGCATATCAAGTGGTCATCTTAATAAGTTCGATATTACTGATAATAACTTTATTACAAATACCAACAATATTATATTATGTGAACTCTCCGTCAATTTCTAATACTTCATCATTCAGTAGAGACTTTGATGTGGATCTCGATACCTGCTCA CTCAATGCAAATGTACTCTCGCTAGAGGCTAATAATGTTGGGCTCAATGACTTGTGTCCGGACATTCCATTTCTGACCACACAAGAGAATTCTAGTCAACAACTATGTCTACAAGGACAATTACAATTAGTACAGTCAGTACTCGTTGTTAGTACAGCACTACAAAATGATCGATGTAGTTCTTCTGCTCTGCCATTCTTCTGTAATGCATCAGATTCATTGTGTGGTGAAGGTGATTCTGTAGACTTGAGTGAAGAGTGTGCACATATCCGTGACAATGATTGTGCTCTTGAGTGGAGACTGCTGGAAAACTTCATCAACATATCTTTTCCAGACTGTCAGAGCTTTACTGAAGATGGTAACTTGACTTTCTCAAGAGCTCCTCAGCTCACTTGTGCAGACCAGTTTGATCTGTTTTGTGATACTTTTTGTCTACCAGTGTGTTCAGAGTTCTCACTGCTATCTCACAATTATGAGGTTGGTGgcaaaattttacaaattttattTCAAGGTGTTGGTATTGTTGGAGGATTGATTACATTAATAAATTGTATTCTGAATAGGAAGACAAT GTTTAGATTTCCTCAGATTTATATTGTCTACAATACCATCAATGTTATTACAGTTT TGATATTTCTCATACTCCCAATATCAATTGGCTCCTCAAAGTTTCTCTGCTCTGATCACAATTTACTTGAGGCACTGCAGTCTCCAACAAGATTCTGTTTAGTACAAG GATTCATCGTACAAACTGGATTTCTCTACTTCTTTGGTTTCTGGCTATTTCATTTAGGACACTTGCTTTTTGCACTGGCATTTCCACTAAAGGCCAAGCTGTTTATGGAGAATCATGCTACAAAATGTCATGTGATAGAAGTGACAATTGCACTAGTATTGGGATCTCTTCCTGGTGCTATCATTGCTGGTACTTCAGGCTACCAGATCAACAGATTTCCACCAGATGTGTGTGTTCCTGTTGACCTTAATGTTTTCTTTTATACATTTATATTGCCAGTAGCAATTGGAGCTACAATTGGGTTGAGTATGTTGCTTACAACGTTTTGTACTTTACGTCGA AAAAATGCAGCTAGATCACAAGATGAATACTCATGCAATCCAAAAGATATTCTTGTGTTGCTTAAAAGTTTCTGGACTGATTTTTCAACTCCAGAGACCAAACTGTTTGTTCTGTTCTGGTACTACATTTTAGTAATGACTGTCCTTTTTGCACATTTCACTGAAATACTACTATCAGCAAACTCTACAGCTGAGCagctacaaaattatttcagtTGTTCCATTGCTGGGTACAGACCTGAATGTGATGTTCATCGAGATGAATTAGAAGATGTATACCGTGCAAGCTATTTCCTAGACTTATCTGCTCTAGTGCTATTGAGCTCTATCACTTTGAGCAATCTGACTTATGTCCTACAGTACTATTACATTAAAAGGTTTCTACGGAGATTTTTTACTTCACAGTAA
- the LOC136256076 gene encoding uncharacterized protein isoform X2 encodes MCDIKNHVYKAKRALELSKIDQENLRLKVNNWRTNWSENKFFFRPYIQSDGDNIKEQTIELESKHKVERSDIFCGNSGEDDSWYEVLGCSKQCSQTFLYVHQTSWQQRLLERYGSTISLLDATYKTTRYDLALFFLCVRTNVGYMVVAEFITQSEDAEHISEALQQLQLWNPSWKPSFFMTDYSEAELLAIEKCFPGTQVYLCDFHREQAWE; translated from the exons ATGTGTGATATTAAGAACCACGTATACAAGGCCAAAAGAGCACTGGAGCTCTCAAAAATTGATCAAGAGAATCTTAGATTGAAAGTAAATAATTGGAGGACAAACTGGTCAGAGAATAAGTTTTTCTTTCGCCCATATATTCAGAGTGATGGTGATAACATAAAGGAGCAAACAATTGAATTGGAAAGCAAACATAAAGTAGAAAGAAGCGATATCTTTTGTGGCAATTCAGGAGAAGATGACAGCTGGTATGAAGTTCTTGGTTGTAGTAAGCAGTGCTCTCAAACTTTTCTGTATGTTCACCAAACATCATGGCAACAGCGATTGCTGGAACGTTATGGAAGCACAATCTCTCTTTTAGATGCAACATACAAAACAACTCGTTATGACTTGGCATTATTTTTTCTCTGTGTTAGAACCAATGTTGGTTACATGGTTGTAGCAGAATTCATCACCCAATCAGAAGATGCAGAGCACATATCAGAGGCTCTGCAACAGTTGCAACTATGGAATCCCTCTTGGAAGCCCAGTTTTTTTATGACAGATTACTCTGAAGCAGAATTGTTGGCTATTGAGAAATGCTTCCCTGGGACTCAGGTTTATCTATGTGATTTTCACCGTGAACAG GCATGGGAATGA
- the LOC136256076 gene encoding lysine-specific demethylase 2B-like isoform X1, giving the protein MLQYMLINVENQFRSMLPHDNGLLLRPVGTHRIATAKKVCRKYRTLQLKSLYRSLPLHHNSKKNKSGDWRFKNRVGKRADEWRKVSEDLLAAKRKTVKKQTELIKNQMESMKQDHEHLESIENLMEGTENQTEPVENMMKLTENQTKPMESHTQTMRCPSASNDSLQTKCTTHGRKRKLKCGECPGCISEDCNQCKFCLDKKKNGGPGLKKQRCINRRCIHTARNDVDVDNIVS; this is encoded by the exons ATGTTGCAATACATGCTGATAAATGTAGAAAATCAGTTTAGATCAATGCTACCTCATGATAATGGCTTATTGCTTCGGCCTGTTGGAACTCACAGAATTGCTACAGCCAAGAAAGTCTGCAGAAAATACAGAACGCTACAGTTGAAGTCTTTATATAGGTCTCTTCCTTTGCATCACAATAGCAAGAAAAACAAAAGTGGAGATTGGAGATTTAAGAATCGAGTTGGAAAAAGAGCTGATGAATGGAGAAAG GTTTCTGAAGACTTGTTAGCAGCAAAGAGGAAGACTGTAAAGAAACAGACGGAGCTGATAAAAAATCAGATGGAGTCGATGAAGCAAGATCATGAACACCTTGAATCAATAGAAAATCTAATGGAGGGAACAGAAAATCAGACAGAGCCTGTGGAAAATATGATGAAGCTGACAGAAAATCAGACAAAGCCAATGGAAAGTCACACACAGACTATGAGATGTCCTTCTGCTTCAAATGACTCTCTACAGACCAAATGTACCACTCATG GTCGGAAACGGAAATTGAAATGTGGTGAATGCCCTGGATGTATTAGTGAAGACTGCAATCAATGCAAGTTTTGTCTTGATAAAAAGAAAAATGGTGGGCCTGGCTTAAAAAAGCAACGCTGTATTAACAGAAGATGCATACATACAGCAAGAAATGATGTTGATGTAGATAATATTGTCTCTTGA